In Microvenator marinus, one genomic interval encodes:
- a CDS encoding M1 family aminopeptidase, with protein MPIFMGKHVCSCANGHTGFSPDSVEPHHAPDLALEPVHLEIEIELFIPERKAKLKVTHTLLARDAGASRIALNGVGFQDLKVKGAEFSYDGQTIDLTLKPLKRGDEKKVTLTYLVDEPASGILFSSPDEDYPEAGFWAVTDHETERARHWLATIDHPSVRPTLEFKITAPEDVYALANGLKVGEKSLKGGRKETHWKLDIRCPAYLTCFAVGRFTRASDGEFEGRELAYFAPDYHTEENLIRSFGRTGKIMAWMSKKFDFDFPFPKYYQFAAPGIGGAMENISLVSWDELFVLDEVFAKEFTWLVDQINVHEMAHSYFGDIVVCRDFSQVWLKESWATYTESLWLEDQYGADEAHYDFYRNAQAYFSEADGAYKRPLVTRNFESSWDMFDRHLYPGGACRLHTLRKELGDKAFFRGVKAYLKKFAGHTVETEDFRRCLEAESGRTLTRFFDQWMYNPNYLSLKVEYSWDKDKGEGRLEVNQTQEGQAFAFDLDVLVVVDGKPTTHTFRVTKSKEHCSFSAKSEPTQVHINPQGNVLMKLEFDPGETLLRAGLDSDLLLARIHAAKTLATKPTKANVDAVWKRYAKEKFWGAKQELLEALADFGTQHAEGLFTQAVKDESDPMVLQSLFSSARKYKNQDIKDAISERLSKGDLPYLAARAAWITLGKYRDEAPLVEIADAARKEGFGGVEQWGAIEALGETREALAAEILMERTRRGATSARNRAMAATTLGRLGAFLDKRAQAQIVEHLEALLRDPETKVGSGAVQGLVELKARGSVAKMRTFLKRLPAQDAVSLGRVVEKVHAPEDQKVLALEKELEELRKSYRGLEDRLAKLEPTKSES; from the coding sequence ATGCCGATTTTTATGGGCAAACACGTCTGCTCTTGCGCCAACGGTCATACCGGTTTTTCGCCGGATTCCGTTGAGCCACACCACGCACCGGACCTGGCGCTTGAGCCCGTTCATCTCGAGATCGAGATCGAACTCTTCATTCCCGAGCGCAAGGCTAAACTTAAGGTGACGCACACACTGCTTGCCCGAGACGCGGGAGCCAGTCGAATCGCCCTAAACGGCGTCGGCTTTCAAGACCTCAAGGTCAAGGGCGCCGAGTTCTCCTACGACGGCCAAACCATCGACCTCACGCTAAAGCCGCTCAAACGTGGCGACGAGAAGAAGGTGACACTCACGTATCTGGTGGATGAGCCAGCCTCGGGTATCCTCTTTTCATCACCCGATGAGGACTACCCAGAAGCCGGATTTTGGGCCGTCACGGACCATGAAACCGAGCGTGCGCGCCATTGGCTTGCCACCATCGACCATCCTAGCGTGAGGCCCACTCTCGAGTTCAAAATTACCGCCCCTGAAGACGTATATGCACTCGCGAATGGGCTCAAAGTCGGTGAGAAGTCGCTGAAGGGTGGACGCAAAGAGACCCATTGGAAGCTAGATATCCGTTGTCCGGCCTATCTGACTTGCTTTGCCGTTGGCCGCTTCACACGCGCTTCAGACGGCGAATTCGAGGGGCGAGAACTAGCCTACTTTGCACCGGATTATCATACCGAAGAGAACCTGATTCGAAGTTTCGGACGTACAGGCAAAATCATGGCCTGGATGTCCAAAAAATTCGATTTTGATTTCCCATTCCCCAAATATTACCAGTTCGCGGCCCCCGGAATTGGCGGGGCCATGGAGAATATCTCGCTCGTGAGTTGGGACGAACTCTTTGTGCTCGACGAGGTCTTTGCCAAAGAGTTCACGTGGCTTGTCGACCAGATCAACGTCCATGAAATGGCACACTCGTACTTCGGCGATATCGTGGTCTGCCGCGACTTCTCCCAGGTCTGGCTCAAAGAGTCCTGGGCCACGTACACTGAGTCACTTTGGCTCGAAGATCAGTACGGAGCCGACGAGGCTCATTACGATTTTTATCGAAACGCTCAGGCCTATTTCTCCGAAGCCGATGGCGCGTACAAACGTCCGCTCGTCACACGAAACTTCGAGAGTTCCTGGGATATGTTTGACCGCCACCTCTATCCCGGTGGTGCTTGTCGCCTGCACACCTTGAGAAAGGAGTTGGGAGACAAAGCCTTCTTCCGCGGCGTCAAAGCCTATCTGAAGAAGTTTGCAGGTCATACCGTTGAAACAGAAGACTTCCGCCGATGCCTTGAGGCTGAATCTGGGCGCACCCTGACCCGGTTCTTTGACCAGTGGATGTACAATCCAAATTACCTGAGTCTTAAGGTCGAGTATTCGTGGGACAAAGATAAAGGTGAAGGCAGATTGGAAGTCAATCAAACCCAGGAAGGTCAAGCGTTTGCGTTCGATCTCGACGTCCTCGTGGTGGTGGATGGAAAGCCCACAACTCACACCTTCCGAGTCACCAAATCCAAAGAACATTGCTCCTTCAGCGCCAAGTCTGAACCGACTCAGGTTCATATCAATCCCCAGGGGAATGTCCTGATGAAATTGGAGTTCGACCCGGGCGAAACCCTGCTTCGCGCAGGGCTCGACTCTGATCTACTCCTCGCGCGCATTCACGCGGCAAAAACTCTGGCAACAAAGCCCACAAAGGCCAACGTCGATGCGGTCTGGAAGCGATATGCCAAAGAAAAGTTTTGGGGCGCTAAACAGGAACTTCTGGAAGCTCTAGCGGACTTTGGAACCCAACACGCAGAGGGTCTCTTCACGCAAGCGGTGAAGGACGAGTCCGACCCAATGGTTTTGCAATCACTCTTCTCGAGCGCGCGCAAATACAAGAACCAAGACATCAAAGATGCGATCTCGGAACGGCTTTCAAAGGGCGATCTCCCCTACCTTGCCGCTCGAGCCGCTTGGATCACACTCGGTAAATACCGAGACGAAGCCCCACTTGTGGAGATCGCCGATGCGGCGCGCAAAGAAGGGTTTGGCGGCGTAGAACAATGGGGAGCCATCGAGGCGCTCGGCGAGACGCGCGAAGCCCTGGCGGCTGAGATTCTCATGGAGCGGACCCGACGCGGCGCCACTTCAGCGCGCAATCGAGCGATGGCAGCGACGACACTCGGCAGATTAGGGGCATTTTTGGACAAACGTGCGCAGGCCCAGATCGTAGAGCATCTCGAAGCGCTGCTCCGAGACCCCGAAACCAAAGTCGGTTCGGGTGCTGTGCAGGGGTTGGTTGAGCTTAAGGCACGTGGGTCTGTGGCCAAAATGCGGACTTTCTTGAAGAGACTTCCTGCGCAAGACGCCGTCTCGCTTGGTAGGGTCGTCGAAAAGGTCCACGCCCCCGAAGACCAAAAAGTGCTCGCCCTTGAAAAGGAGCTCGAGGAGCTTCGCAAGTCCTACCGAGGTCTTGAGGATCGGCTGGCCAAGCTGGAGCCAACGAAGAGCGAGTCGTGA
- a CDS encoding MXAN_5808 family serine peptidase produces the protein MQKIREYGRHIVATIALTLAFILSVQFSDRGVEFDLNTIHSAPEKPDGYDLSALKILNRVLLQLKDNYVEPDRIEPNKMLVYALDEIQKSIPEVVVEFDKDLDDNPGSATVVVNNKSQKFDISGTESIWGMSFRLKEVFGFVQANLEPDDELKFEDVEYAAINGMLATLDPHSMILPPRNYEEMQTQTGGKFGGLGIVISVRDGHLTVISPIKGTPASKKGIKAMDRITSIGSESTINMSLTDAVNMLRGEPGTDVELQVLRKGWDEPRKYVVTRAEININSVDSQALKNKIGYLRVKNFQANTHDDMKKELANLKKTMGGMQGLILDFRDNPGGLLDQSIKISDLFLEDGVIVSTVGAGNRMREKREASRSTAEPAYPIVVLVNSGSASASEIVAGALQNNNRAVVLGDTTFGKGSVQVLYPLPDNSALKLTVAQYLTPGGISIQSKGITPDLKATPVMVAKDAMNLFPSTNVIREGDLDSHLISQHVLNTEPGVFEIRYVDADASARRDAMASAEESEETEEEEYEDPDAFREDFEIRLAQQLLISAKDTWEREAFLAAVKPELDQSVAKETKALEKELKKYGIDWQAGTNPAKPNLKTRVSFVQDDAEKTGPIRAGEEFVIRAEVTNTSNQPVYQLKAITISDYATFDDKEFIFGKVDPGQTRTWDFKVKMPRDVPQRHDMIAFHFSDNTQTFANLQTHVDAKLDGNPQPLFAFSYEIVDTSGDGQLSLNEEAILKVWVDNIGVADSDETIVFLKNLSNEAVYLKRGREKLESIAKGERAFVEFEFRVKEAPKKGKIDLEVDVYDTIFRRLTQKKFAVPYVEKGESLKVAAGGVETKARTKVFSGASSETELAAMAEKGAKLAVTGEVKDWWRVSLDGRNGWVPKEVVAKLENTPEKATGLSQSVMYQPPRIEMSANQGMTTGESIRLSGKVNDDTALKDYYIYVYNRDNAKFNSRKVKYVRSDSANSAIDARIPLFKGMNRISVVARDADGLTTTESAFVYRK, from the coding sequence ATGCAGAAGATACGGGAATACGGCCGGCATATCGTAGCGACAATCGCTCTTACCCTGGCATTTATCCTCAGCGTTCAATTCAGCGATCGCGGGGTCGAATTCGATCTAAACACCATCCATTCGGCCCCTGAAAAGCCAGATGGGTACGACTTATCCGCACTCAAGATTCTGAACCGTGTGCTCTTGCAGCTCAAAGATAACTACGTAGAGCCTGATCGCATCGAGCCCAATAAGATGTTGGTCTACGCGCTCGACGAGATCCAGAAGAGCATCCCTGAAGTTGTGGTCGAGTTCGACAAGGACCTCGATGATAACCCGGGAAGCGCCACCGTCGTGGTGAACAACAAGTCTCAAAAGTTCGACATTTCAGGGACCGAGAGCATCTGGGGCATGAGTTTCAGGCTCAAAGAAGTCTTTGGGTTTGTTCAGGCGAACCTTGAGCCCGACGATGAACTCAAATTCGAAGATGTGGAGTACGCGGCTATCAACGGCATGTTGGCTACGCTTGACCCTCACTCGATGATCCTGCCACCTCGAAATTACGAAGAGATGCAGACCCAAACAGGCGGCAAATTTGGAGGTCTCGGGATTGTGATTTCGGTGCGCGACGGCCACCTCACGGTGATCAGCCCGATCAAAGGAACGCCTGCATCAAAGAAGGGCATCAAGGCGATGGACCGCATCACAAGCATCGGTTCGGAATCCACCATCAATATGAGCCTGACCGATGCGGTCAACATGCTGCGCGGCGAGCCGGGCACGGATGTTGAGCTGCAGGTATTGCGAAAGGGTTGGGACGAGCCGCGCAAGTACGTGGTGACGCGCGCTGAGATCAACATCAACTCGGTAGATTCACAGGCGCTCAAAAATAAGATCGGCTACCTGCGAGTGAAGAATTTCCAGGCCAATACGCACGACGACATGAAAAAGGAGCTTGCGAACCTCAAGAAGACCATGGGCGGCATGCAAGGCCTGATTTTGGACTTCCGAGACAATCCGGGCGGGCTGCTCGACCAGTCTATCAAGATCAGCGACCTCTTTTTGGAAGACGGCGTGATCGTATCGACTGTGGGCGCCGGAAACCGCATGAGAGAAAAGCGCGAGGCGAGTCGTTCGACGGCTGAGCCTGCGTATCCGATCGTTGTTTTGGTGAATTCAGGGAGCGCCTCCGCCTCGGAGATCGTAGCCGGGGCACTCCAGAACAATAACCGTGCGGTCGTGCTCGGAGACACCACGTTTGGCAAGGGCTCGGTTCAGGTTCTCTACCCGCTCCCAGACAATTCCGCCCTCAAGCTCACGGTGGCTCAGTACCTGACGCCAGGCGGCATCTCGATTCAGTCCAAGGGCATCACGCCGGACCTTAAAGCCACGCCCGTCATGGTAGCCAAAGACGCGATGAATCTCTTTCCTTCGACGAATGTGATTCGCGAAGGAGACCTCGACTCGCACTTGATTAGCCAGCACGTACTTAATACGGAGCCCGGGGTTTTTGAGATTCGATACGTGGATGCGGACGCGAGTGCGCGACGCGATGCGATGGCGAGTGCTGAAGAGAGCGAAGAAACCGAAGAAGAGGAGTACGAAGACCCGGACGCCTTCCGCGAAGATTTCGAAATTCGACTCGCCCAGCAACTTCTGATCAGCGCCAAAGACACCTGGGAGCGCGAAGCGTTCTTAGCGGCTGTGAAGCCGGAGCTCGACCAGTCGGTCGCCAAGGAAACCAAAGCGTTGGAAAAGGAGCTCAAGAAGTACGGTATCGACTGGCAGGCTGGCACCAACCCTGCCAAACCGAACCTCAAGACTCGCGTGAGCTTTGTGCAAGACGATGCTGAAAAGACCGGCCCGATTCGTGCCGGAGAAGAGTTCGTGATCAGGGCAGAAGTCACCAATACGTCCAACCAACCTGTGTACCAGCTCAAAGCCATCACCATCAGTGATTATGCGACCTTCGACGATAAAGAGTTCATCTTTGGAAAGGTGGATCCCGGTCAAACTCGGACTTGGGACTTTAAGGTCAAGATGCCTCGTGATGTGCCTCAGCGCCACGATATGATCGCCTTCCACTTCAGCGATAACACCCAGACTTTTGCGAATTTGCAGACGCATGTGGACGCGAAGCTCGACGGCAATCCACAACCTCTCTTCGCGTTCTCTTACGAAATCGTTGACACATCTGGGGATGGCCAACTCTCGCTCAACGAAGAGGCCATTTTGAAGGTTTGGGTCGATAATATTGGGGTTGCAGACAGTGATGAGACCATCGTGTTCCTCAAGAATCTCTCCAACGAAGCGGTTTATCTCAAGCGCGGCCGCGAGAAGCTCGAGTCGATTGCCAAGGGTGAACGCGCGTTTGTCGAGTTCGAGTTTAGGGTCAAGGAGGCGCCAAAGAAGGGCAAGATCGACCTTGAAGTGGACGTCTACGACACGATCTTCAGACGGCTCACGCAGAAGAAGTTCGCAGTGCCTTACGTTGAGAAGGGTGAGAGCCTCAAAGTGGCTGCCGGTGGGGTAGAGACCAAAGCTCGGACCAAGGTTTTCAGTGGTGCTTCCTCAGAGACCGAGCTCGCCGCCATGGCCGAAAAAGGCGCCAAATTGGCGGTCACTGGAGAGGTCAAGGATTGGTGGCGAGTATCACTTGATGGGCGCAATGGCTGGGTTCCAAAGGAGGTCGTAGCAAAGTTAGAAAACACACCTGAGAAGGCCACAGGTTTGAGCCAATCGGTCATGTACCAGCCACCGCGCATCGAAATGAGTGCAAACCAAGGAATGACGACTGGTGAGTCCATCAGGCTCAGCGGAAAGGTCAACGATGATACGGCCCTCAAGGACTATTATATCTACGTCTACAACCGCGATAACGCGAAGTTTAACTCTCGCAAGGTGAAGTACGTCCGGTCGGACTCTGCGAACTCCGCCATCGATGCCAGGATTCCGCTCTTCAAGGGCATGAATAGAATTTCGGTGGTCGCACGCGACGCGGACGGCCTGACCACCACCGAGAGTGCGTTCGTCTACAGAAAGTAG
- a CDS encoding MBL fold metallo-hydrolase, with the protein MNSQQSWNTSQPWGTLTFAEEGLFRVRLKNPEGSLMINTWFLRTDEYLTVIDPGWPWTYEGLKAALSHMGWGLDDVGTWLYTHSHVDHMGLAARLSRDTNGRHVAYHGVSEHLGNWHAYLDSYDWAAWAQYAFPQPRPGGGLPQETRDELFSVLKRHTRAGIEERFGSLAVPELEAVDFGDWVDVGVKFQVLDARGHDPYHVAFWEPERAWLFSGDLVLATPTPLSRAMNDDLSLYLKSLDSLQELPTAWLFPGHGVQKSNCVADHFERSRQHQMNYRALALKSLENGPKDLYTMATESMSATLFERFWVHAALLDTHLQALSREGEVKVDDAIYFL; encoded by the coding sequence ATGAACTCTCAACAATCCTGGAATACCAGTCAGCCATGGGGAACCCTTACCTTCGCAGAAGAAGGTCTCTTCCGAGTCCGTCTTAAGAACCCCGAAGGCTCGTTGATGATCAACACCTGGTTTCTAAGAACCGATGAATATTTGACCGTCATCGACCCAGGTTGGCCATGGACCTACGAAGGCCTAAAAGCCGCGCTCAGCCATATGGGCTGGGGGCTAGACGATGTTGGTACATGGCTCTACACCCACTCACATGTGGACCATATGGGGCTTGCCGCACGCCTCTCTCGGGACACGAATGGCCGGCATGTTGCGTACCACGGGGTTTCTGAGCACCTCGGAAACTGGCACGCTTATCTGGATAGTTACGATTGGGCCGCCTGGGCTCAATACGCGTTTCCTCAACCTCGGCCAGGCGGCGGCTTGCCACAAGAGACGCGCGACGAGCTCTTCTCGGTCCTCAAGCGCCACACCCGCGCGGGCATTGAAGAGCGATTCGGAAGTCTGGCCGTTCCTGAACTCGAAGCCGTTGATTTTGGTGATTGGGTCGACGTAGGCGTGAAGTTCCAAGTCCTTGATGCCCGCGGGCACGACCCCTATCACGTAGCGTTCTGGGAGCCCGAACGGGCCTGGCTCTTCTCGGGCGACCTCGTCTTGGCCACGCCAACGCCCCTTTCGAGAGCCATGAACGATGACCTTTCGCTCTATCTGAAGTCGTTGGACAGTCTTCAGGAATTACCTACGGCCTGGCTTTTCCCCGGCCACGGTGTTCAAAAATCGAATTGTGTCGCCGACCATTTCGAGCGCTCAAGGCAGCATCAGATGAACTACCGGGCACTCGCGCTAAAAAGCCTGGAGAATGGCCCGAAAGACCTCTACACCATGGCCACCGAATCCATGTCCGCCACATTATTTGAGAGATTCTGGGTGCACGCAGCGCTTCTGGACACCCACCTCCAGGCGTTGAGCCGGGAAGGCGAGGTCAAAGTCGACGACGCGATCTACTTTCTGTAG
- a CDS encoding MutS-related protein yields MLPFLDEMTLEVIGVHRLRSGYKPLSEIGRVQRSELRFWSAQEKQEWTAQKEALLELEAWLETHENTGAFTGHLSKISDPREILQRLSGDQTLEESDFFLLKRFLFHAAEILGSLARLHAELGHQERALKTLMAELHPEPEPSARFVLSDTLDKRLAHARTQRKHARKNSQEIRKTLESQILESNSGRFDAHGFWRPGPDSKPDPRLTNESGVWRLVDPALNKAEEELRDAELHLEAIEFEVREKLASILRPHAHALGEALEVVTQFDHRWALIRLKNDIQGTWPTWSDSEERLKASRAVDFESKPLDLEFSQLAIIAGPNMGGKSTVLKAWGLAHWCLHHLFPVPADEAVLRPVSHIIYVGSESAEMTDGLSSFGREISRLVHWWGASPPALWLLDEVARGTHPDEGAAIATEILDNLAADGHLVVCATHFPEVAQHQSGQAWRVAGLPESDVVERAMAGAAEPLEALKELMDFNLIPNPQHEVPRDARVVAKALGLKLKTRSNA; encoded by the coding sequence ATGTTGCCGTTCCTAGATGAGATGACTCTCGAGGTCATCGGGGTGCACCGACTTCGCTCGGGGTACAAGCCGCTGAGTGAGATCGGCCGCGTTCAGCGGAGCGAGCTCCGATTCTGGAGCGCCCAAGAGAAGCAAGAGTGGACCGCCCAAAAAGAGGCATTGCTTGAGCTCGAAGCGTGGCTGGAAACTCACGAAAACACGGGTGCTTTCACGGGCCATCTTTCCAAAATTTCGGATCCTCGTGAAATCCTTCAGAGACTCTCTGGCGACCAGACGCTCGAAGAATCTGACTTCTTCCTCCTGAAGCGTTTTCTTTTTCATGCCGCTGAGATTCTGGGTTCGCTCGCAAGACTGCACGCCGAGCTTGGACACCAAGAACGAGCTTTGAAAACGCTGATGGCTGAGCTCCACCCGGAGCCTGAACCCTCGGCCCGCTTTGTGCTCTCGGACACGCTAGACAAGAGGCTCGCCCACGCCAGAACTCAAAGAAAGCACGCCAGAAAAAACTCTCAAGAAATCCGAAAGACCCTCGAATCCCAAATCCTTGAGTCCAACTCGGGACGCTTTGATGCGCATGGCTTTTGGCGGCCTGGGCCCGACTCCAAACCCGACCCAAGACTTACCAACGAAAGCGGCGTGTGGAGGCTCGTTGACCCGGCTCTCAACAAGGCCGAAGAGGAGTTGCGGGACGCTGAACTTCACCTCGAGGCTATCGAGTTCGAGGTTCGGGAGAAGCTCGCAAGCATCTTAAGGCCTCATGCTCACGCGCTGGGCGAAGCTTTAGAAGTCGTGACTCAATTTGATCACCGGTGGGCATTGATTCGGCTCAAGAACGATATCCAAGGTACCTGGCCTACCTGGTCCGACTCCGAGGAGCGCCTGAAGGCGAGCCGCGCCGTTGATTTTGAGAGCAAGCCCCTCGACCTTGAGTTTTCTCAACTCGCGATTATCGCTGGGCCAAACATGGGTGGAAAGTCTACGGTGCTCAAGGCCTGGGGCTTGGCGCACTGGTGCCTGCACCATCTCTTCCCGGTCCCCGCAGACGAAGCCGTGCTGCGCCCGGTATCACATATCATCTACGTGGGATCGGAGAGTGCTGAGATGACCGACGGGCTCTCGTCCTTTGGTAGAGAGATAAGCCGGCTTGTCCATTGGTGGGGGGCTAGCCCTCCCGCTCTCTGGCTCCTCGACGAAGTTGCTCGTGGAACCCATCCAGACGAAGGTGCGGCCATCGCGACCGAGATCTTGGACAATCTGGCCGCGGACGGGCACCTCGTGGTCTGCGCCACACACTTCCCTGAGGTTGCGCAGCACCAGTCCGGACAAGCTTGGCGCGTGGCTGGACTTCCGGAAAGCGACGTAGTAGAGCGCGCCATGGCAGGGGCCGCTGAGCCACTCGAGGCACTCAAAGAGCTCATGGACTTCAATCTGATTCCAAATCCGCAACACGAAGTGCCGCGCGATGCACGTGTGGTGGCGAAAGCATTGGGGCTCAAACTCAAGACACGCTCGAACGCATGA
- a CDS encoding alpha-amylase family glycosyl hydrolase, which produces MKYATFFLISLLLVSCSENDERIRLYKTEPIAPSLTRGVIEAMEHMGPTLVDGGINFAVYSKNATRMDLLLFDSDDVESQRATRQFEMERVGDVWSLYVEGLGVGQHYGYIAFGPNWEEHPEWIPGTIHGFKADVDSNGNRFNPNKLLIDPYAKAIHRDHDWSKGSIASGPARTESTIAAASKSVVVESKHQWSEAALEFWERRKDPNFEGHRWNEMIIYEVHLKGLSADPASGVTHPGTYRGAAEMAPYLKDLGITAVEFLPIHEKPLDGGYWGYNNLNFFAPEISYAATQDALEVIDEFKYMVDQFHQHGIEVLIDVVYNHTGEGGLWREKLELNDTSFDSATADQLVNFDPHEVAGLYSFRGLDNASYYATSADGLTYWNNTGVGNQTRANNSPMRKLTMDSLRYYVEELHVDGFRFDLAPVLAEKDKFYNEWDAIENTVIQDIVEDPLMQEYNVRIIAEPWSIQGFYLGGFPKASDSDFGWGEWNAHYRDWWRSFVNEDNFKLNSREGAIDGGGAMTGSFDLFNWNGRKPYHSVNFITVHDGFTLYDLFSYYEKQNKCGPLNPVCCDQPLSAWCDRNSGEEHNRSRDWGDEATKRQMMRNMFAALLISHGTPMIYGGDEWMRTQLGNNNAYSTQADNAANWFQWGNYYAKDEAHRMHDFVRQMIKVRNEFSFAFAPMDYESSAPFAWKSAQNTDAVAWDSRHVMKHYYDTEAGPEILVLINMERDWTTFTLPEGRVWERVMDTQSYFDTPDYLADVNSSELRSTHNVSLQDRVLITDAEYRAAGSSIVILVAEN; this is translated from the coding sequence ATGAAGTACGCGACTTTCTTCCTTATCTCTCTCTTGCTCGTCTCATGCTCTGAAAACGACGAGCGCATTCGCCTCTACAAGACCGAACCTATCGCTCCGAGCCTGACTCGAGGGGTGATCGAAGCCATGGAACACATGGGCCCTACCCTTGTGGACGGCGGCATCAACTTTGCGGTGTATTCCAAAAATGCAACGCGCATGGATCTTCTGCTCTTTGACTCGGACGACGTAGAGAGTCAGCGGGCAACTCGGCAGTTTGAGATGGAGCGTGTGGGAGACGTCTGGAGCCTCTACGTTGAGGGATTGGGCGTAGGCCAACACTATGGGTACATCGCCTTTGGACCGAATTGGGAAGAACACCCAGAGTGGATTCCGGGAACGATTCACGGCTTTAAGGCCGACGTGGACTCCAACGGCAACAGGTTCAACCCGAACAAGCTTTTGATAGACCCTTACGCAAAGGCGATTCACCGTGACCATGATTGGTCCAAGGGAAGTATTGCAAGTGGTCCAGCGCGCACGGAATCTACCATCGCGGCCGCGTCCAAGAGTGTGGTGGTCGAGAGTAAACACCAGTGGAGCGAAGCCGCCCTGGAATTCTGGGAGCGGAGAAAAGACCCAAACTTTGAGGGACACCGATGGAATGAGATGATCATCTACGAGGTCCACCTGAAGGGCCTCAGCGCCGACCCGGCGTCAGGTGTGACGCACCCTGGCACCTATCGAGGGGCAGCCGAAATGGCGCCTTACCTCAAGGATCTGGGCATCACGGCGGTCGAGTTTCTGCCGATCCATGAAAAACCGCTTGATGGTGGTTATTGGGGCTATAACAACCTGAACTTCTTCGCGCCTGAAATCTCTTATGCGGCCACACAGGACGCGCTCGAGGTGATCGACGAGTTTAAGTATATGGTGGATCAGTTTCACCAGCACGGCATCGAGGTCCTCATCGATGTGGTCTACAACCACACGGGCGAAGGTGGTCTCTGGCGTGAGAAATTGGAGCTGAACGACACGTCGTTTGATAGCGCCACGGCAGACCAGTTAGTCAATTTCGACCCTCATGAAGTGGCGGGACTCTATTCGTTCAGAGGGCTCGATAACGCGTCTTATTACGCGACGTCGGCTGATGGTTTGACGTATTGGAACAACACCGGCGTGGGCAACCAGACCCGTGCGAACAACTCTCCGATGCGTAAACTGACCATGGACTCGTTGCGCTACTACGTCGAAGAGCTCCACGTGGACGGGTTCCGATTTGACCTCGCACCGGTGCTCGCCGAGAAGGATAAGTTCTACAACGAGTGGGATGCGATCGAAAACACGGTCATCCAAGACATCGTCGAAGACCCGTTGATGCAGGAGTACAACGTCCGCATCATCGCTGAGCCGTGGTCAATTCAGGGTTTCTATCTTGGGGGCTTCCCGAAGGCTTCCGACTCAGATTTTGGGTGGGGTGAGTGGAACGCTCATTATCGAGATTGGTGGCGAAGCTTTGTCAACGAAGACAACTTCAAACTCAACTCCCGCGAGGGCGCCATCGACGGCGGCGGCGCGATGACGGGCTCTTTTGACTTGTTCAACTGGAACGGCCGCAAGCCCTATCACTCGGTCAACTTCATCACGGTTCACGACGGCTTTACTCTCTACGACCTCTTTTCGTACTACGAGAAGCAGAACAAATGCGGCCCTCTGAATCCTGTGTGTTGCGACCAGCCACTCTCCGCGTGGTGTGACCGGAACTCGGGCGAAGAACATAATCGCTCTAGGGACTGGGGTGATGAGGCGACCAAACGACAAATGATGCGAAACATGTTTGCCGCGCTCTTGATCTCTCATGGCACGCCGATGATCTACGGTGGTGATGAATGGATGCGCACCCAGCTTGGCAACAATAACGCGTACAGCACGCAGGCAGATAACGCCGCAAACTGGTTCCAGTGGGGAAATTATTACGCCAAGGACGAGGCGCACCGAATGCACGATTTCGTGCGACAAATGATCAAGGTCCGCAACGAGTTTAGCTTTGCTTTTGCGCCCATGGACTATGAGTCGAGTGCGCCATTCGCGTGGAAGAGTGCACAAAACACGGACGCCGTGGCCTGGGATTCAAGGCATGTGATGAAGCATTATTACGACACGGAAGCTGGCCCGGAGATCTTGGTGCTGATCAATATGGAGCGCGACTGGACGACCTTTACACTGCCTGAAGGGCGAGTTTGGGAGCGCGTGATGGACACCCAGTCTTACTTCGACACCCCGGATTATCTGGCGGATGTGAACTCGTCCGAGCTCCGATCGACGCATAACGTCTCGCTACAAGATCGCGTCTTGATCACGGATGCTGAGTACCGCGCCGCCGGCTCGTCCATCGTTATCCTCGTTGCTGAGAACTAG
- a CDS encoding DUF2200 domain-containing protein, which yields MTKHKVYGMSFASVYPHYVTKAEKKGRTKAEVDEIIEWLTGYSAQGLQKVIDDKIDFETFFNEAPAMNANRQLIKGVVCGVRVEEVEEPLMREIRYLDKLIDELARGKKMEKILRAEA from the coding sequence ATGACAAAACACAAAGTCTACGGGATGTCTTTTGCCAGTGTGTACCCACACTACGTGACAAAGGCTGAGAAGAAGGGGCGCACCAAAGCAGAGGTCGACGAGATCATCGAGTGGTTGACAGGCTATTCGGCCCAAGGACTTCAGAAAGTCATCGACGACAAGATCGATTTCGAGACATTCTTCAACGAAGCTCCGGCCATGAACGCCAATCGTCAGCTCATCAAGGGCGTTGTGTGCGGAGTACGTGTGGAGGAGGTTGAAGAGCCCCTCATGCGCGAGATTCGTTATCTCGATAAGCTCATCGACGAGCTGGCAAGGGGCAAAAAGATGGAGAAAATCCTCCGAGCCGAAGCCTAG